The stretch of DNA TTTAAATCCAACCCAAGTCTTTTATTTATGAATTCCAAATCAACTTCATCTGTTTTTGGTGTTAAATCTGGATAAATCTTTATATCTTTTTTGTCTTTTACAATTACCTTATATATTGTCCCCCCTCTATCTGCAAATGCACTAACCAATATATTTAGGGTATTTTCCACAGCATTTTTATCTGTTCCAGTAATGTCAATTAATAAGTTTCTTGTGTTGGTTGTTATTTTTGTTAAATTACCGTTTATTATCGGTGGCATTGAAAGAACATTCCCATCTTTATCAAGTATTATTGGATATCTATTGTTAGTAATTAAATGGGCATATTTTATACCTTTTTCGTGTTTTTGAAGGATTTCTTCTGGTGTCATTTCTACATCATAGCCCAATGGTTCAAATTTCAATTCATTTCCTCCTATCTCCTTATAACAAAATGGAGGATTTACCTTATCAAAGTCATGAATACCTATGGCTATCTTTTTTCTATCCCTTCCAATAGTCCAGTGAAGCTTCTCTTGAAGGTTTATTATGCTATCCAAAACCATATCATCAACAATAACATTTCTTACAATTGCAAATGCACAATATGGTCGGAGCTCTACATCTTCAACATATACCTCAACATTTGATTCTTTAACTTCATATTTAGGTATTCCTTTATCTATGCCTATAAATCCTCTGAATCCTCGCGCCAATCCTTCAACACTTAAATAATCTGGTCTATCTGGATTTACTGAAAATTGGATAATTTTTTCTTTTTTATTATTTTTAATTTCTTCGAATATTTCCTCAACTTCAACACCCATCATTGGAAATTTATCTTCAATAGTTTTATCAGATAAACTCATATTAACTAGATTTTCAAGGTCTCTTTTATATACATTGATTGTTGGCATGTTTTCACCTTTTTCTCTTTAAAATATATAAAATCCTAAAAGATTTTAAGTATTTTTCACCACTTTATTTTTTATAAAAATATAACATTTAAAGATTAAAGTATTTTTGCCATTTTTTTTATTATTTTATTATTTTTTCTTTTATTATTTCTTTTCTTCCTTTCATTTTTTAAGGTCATGATTAAATTTAATTAATATTAATATCAAATATAGCAGTATGTAACTATTGATTAAATTAAATTTTAATAAATATTTTAAAGTATTATAATTTAAAGATATATAAAAAAGATAGAATTACATAAAAATTTTACATAAAAGATAACATAAATATGAGATAATAAGGAACATTAGGGATAATATTTATAATTGGTGATAAAATGAAAATTTACAACACATTAACAAAAAAGAAGGAAGAGTTTAATTCAATAGATGAGCATGAGGTTAAAATGTATGTTTGCGGACCTACGGTTTATGATTATGCCCATTTAGGTCATGGAAGAACCTATGTGGTATTTGATACTATCAGACGATACCTTGAACACAAAAATTACATTGTCAAGTTGGTTATAAATTTTACAGATATTGACGATAAAATCATAAAGCGTGCAAATGAAGAAAACATACCTCCAACGGAGCTCGCAGATAAATTCATAAAATCGTTTTTAGAGGATATGGAAAAACTGAATATCAAACCAGCATATGTTTATCCAAGGGTTTCAGAACATATAAAAGATATAATAAGATTTATAGAGGTTCTTATAAAAAAAGGATATGCCTATGTGGCGGATGATGGTATATATTTTGATGTAAGAAAATTTAAAGATTATGGAAAACTTAGCAATATTAATTTAGATGAGATTAGGACAGGTTATAGGATAGAAACAAACTTAACAAAGAGAAATCCAGAAGATTTTGCATTGTGGAAATTTGCAAAACCTAATGAACCAAAATGGGATAGCCCTTGGGGAGAAGGGCGACCTGCATGGCATATAGAATGCTCTGCAATGGGTATAAAATACTTGGGGGAGCAATTCGATATTCACGGCGGAGGAAATGATTTGATATTCCCCCACCACGAAAATGAAATAGCTCAAAGTGAGGTTTATACCGATAAAAAACCATGGGTAAAATACTGGATACATACAGGATTTGTGATGATGGATAAAGAAAAAATGAGCAAAAGTCTTGGAAATTTTGTAGAACTAAAAGATTTACTTGATAAATATGATTTTGAAGTAATTAGATTGTTTTTATTACAAAGACATTATCGTTCTCCTCTTGATTATTCAGAAGAAGGATTACTCGATGCAAAAATCAGTTTAGAAAAATTATACAATACATTAAAAAATATCGATGCTATTTGTAGGAACTCACATGTAAAACATAAATTAAATGAAATCGATATAAAAACCTATGAAACCATTAAAAATGCATGGATAAACTTTTACAATGCCATGGACGATGATTTCAATACACCCGAAGCACTCAAATATGTTTTCGAAGTTTCGAGTGTAATAAATAAATATATGAATGAATCAAATAACCCAAACAAAAGCCTGTTGATAATGACCAATGAATTCTTTAAGATGATAGGGGAAATATTCGGAATATTCCATAACATTATTAATAATAAAAATAATGAAGATAAAAATATGGAAGGTCATTTGATAGATATTTTAATAAATATCCGTGCAAAATTAAAAGAGGAGAAAAATTATAAATTGGCTGATGAGATAAGGAGTGAATTAAAAAATATCGGTATTCAATTGGAGGATAGCCCAAAAGGCACCATTTGGAAAAAATTATAATAATAAGATATAAATAAAATATATGGTGAGATAAAATATAAGGATAAAATAAATATATTGTATAAACATATAACTAATCATATAAAATAAATATATTGAGATATTTTATGTCTAAAAATCATAAAAGGGGGCAATACTATGAAAAGAGTAAATACTGGAATTCCCGGAATGGATGAGGTATTGCATGGTGGAATACCTGAAAGAAATGTAGTATTACTGTCAGGAGGGCCAGGAACTGGAAAATCCATATTTTGTCAGCAATTTTTATATAAGGGGGTTGTGGATTATAATGAACCGGGTATCTTAGTGGCATTGGAAGAACATCCAGTTCAGATTAGAGAAAATATGAAACAGTTTGGATGGGATATTAAAAAATTTGAAGATGAAGGCAAATTTGCTATAATTGATGCATTTACCTATGGAATTGGAAGTTCTGCAAAAAAAGAAAAATATGTAGTAAATGACCCAAATGACGAGAGAGAATTAATAGATATCTTAAAAATAGCAATAAACGATATTGGGGCTAAAAGAATAGGGCTTGACTCGGTAACCACATTGTATATAAATAAGCCTATGATGGCAAGAAAAACTGTTTTTTTATTAAAAAGAGTTATAGCAGGATTAGGATGCACCGCCATATTTACATCCCAAATATCCGTTGGAGAAAGAGGATTTGGAGGTCCAGGGGTTGAACATGCCGTTGATGGAATTATAAAATTAGATTTGGATGAAATTAATGGTGAATTAAA from Methanothermococcus okinawensis IH1 encodes:
- the pheT gene encoding phenylalanine--tRNA ligase subunit beta, which gives rise to MPTINVYKRDLENLVNMSLSDKTIEDKFPMMGVEVEEIFEEIKNNKKEKIIQFSVNPDRPDYLSVEGLARGFRGFIGIDKGIPKYEVKESNVEVYVEDVELRPYCAFAIVRNVIVDDMVLDSIINLQEKLHWTIGRDRKKIAIGIHDFDKVNPPFCYKEIGGNELKFEPLGYDVEMTPEEILQKHEKGIKYAHLITNNRYPIILDKDGNVLSMPPIINGNLTKITTNTRNLLIDITGTDKNAVENTLNILVSAFADRGGTIYKVIVKDKKDIKIYPDLTPKTDEVDLEFINKRLGLDLNPGEVINALRKARMDAEYNYEKNNIIVKIPAYRVDILHKVDFTEEVAIHYGYDKFTGKFPHVATIGEKHTLEKKFDFIRNIMIGYGFFEVMNLTLSNQEVLFKKMKIDMDDNKYVEVLKPASLEHRVVRPSILPLLLETLYTNKHNELPQKIFEVGDCVVIDENDKHLYTKCKNVGKVAFAIIHPNANFNELKSYAEGLLREIDIDYTLENYHHPSFIDGRCAKIISNEGKTIGYFGELHPEVILNFDLEYPIVGFEMEL
- the cysS gene encoding cysteine--tRNA ligase, translating into MKIYNTLTKKKEEFNSIDEHEVKMYVCGPTVYDYAHLGHGRTYVVFDTIRRYLEHKNYIVKLVINFTDIDDKIIKRANEENIPPTELADKFIKSFLEDMEKLNIKPAYVYPRVSEHIKDIIRFIEVLIKKGYAYVADDGIYFDVRKFKDYGKLSNINLDEIRTGYRIETNLTKRNPEDFALWKFAKPNEPKWDSPWGEGRPAWHIECSAMGIKYLGEQFDIHGGGNDLIFPHHENEIAQSEVYTDKKPWVKYWIHTGFVMMDKEKMSKSLGNFVELKDLLDKYDFEVIRLFLLQRHYRSPLDYSEEGLLDAKISLEKLYNTLKNIDAICRNSHVKHKLNEIDIKTYETIKNAWINFYNAMDDDFNTPEALKYVFEVSSVINKYMNESNNPNKSLLIMTNEFFKMIGEIFGIFHNIINNKNNEDKNMEGHLIDILINIRAKLKEEKNYKLADEIRSELKNIGIQLEDSPKGTIWKKL
- a CDS encoding KaiC domain-containing protein, encoding MKRVNTGIPGMDEVLHGGIPERNVVLLSGGPGTGKSIFCQQFLYKGVVDYNEPGILVALEEHPVQIRENMKQFGWDIKKFEDEGKFAIIDAFTYGIGSSAKKEKYVVNDPNDERELIDILKIAINDIGAKRIGLDSVTTLYINKPMMARKTVFLLKRVIAGLGCTAIFTSQISVGERGFGGPGVEHAVDGIIKLDLDEINGELNRSLIVWKMRGTSHSLKRHPFDITNKGIVVYPDKVLKIK